TATCTTCCACTGATGACCCATTAACGAGAACAGTTATTGACTTATTAACCGATGATTATTTAATTTATAAGCCTTTCCCCGTTGGAAGATTAGATAAAGACACAGAAGGTCTATTGATGATATCTAACGATGGAAAGCTTGCTCATGAATTATTATCACCTAAGAAACATGTTGACAAGAAATATTATGCAGAAATTGATGGTACCGTAGACGATGAACATATTGAAGTTTTTAAAAGGGGTATAGTTTTAGATGATGGCTATAAAACATTACCTGCTGAATTAGAGATTATAGAGACAGGAGTGTTCTCAAAGATCTACTTAACTATACAGGAAGGAAAGTACCATCAAGTAAAGAGGATGTTTGAAGCCCTCACAATGAGAGTTGTATATCTAAAGAGAATTTCAATGGGGCCACTAATTCTGGATGAGTCTCTAGTACCTGGTGAATATAGGGAGTTAACTGACGATGAAATTAACTCATTAAAAACTAGGTAGACAAAGACTTAGAGTTATTGGAATTGGCAGTCAACGAATAAATATGATATAATAATTCTAAATATTAGATTTAAACTAGAATGGGTGTATAATTTGGATATAAGTATTGGTAGGTATCGTAGAAAAGGCATTTTTGAAACTTTTTTTGAACACCGATCATCATTGATAGTACAGTTTAAGAATGGTGATATAACTAAGAGAGAATTTCTTGAAGGCAATTATGAAATCGTAAGGCGGATGAATTTAAAACCATTTCTCAAGATAGACAGCTTTGAAAAAGGCATGTATAATTATCAATATTATAATGTTATGGCAAAATACTTTACGTCCTTAGCAAAAGATATAAGAAATACAAAGAAGCATCAAAAGTATTATGTTTATTATTTAAACAAGGGAAATAACTTCTATCATGAAAAGGATAAGGCTGCATTAAGTTTACTTAAATTTATAGAATTTAAAGGCGTAGAAGCATATTTTGTAAAATGTGCATCTAAGTCGTTACAGGATAAATTATTTGAAGTGGTTTTACTGGATTATAAAGAGGCTATATTTCATTCTAAGGCAGGTTGGTTTTTAGACATATTAAGAGAAGAAGGTGTCTTTATAGAAGGCATGAAGCCATCATTAATTGATGAGTATATAAATGAGAAATATTAAAACCTCGCTGGGTCAACCCAGCGAGGTTTATTTAGTTAATATATTTAATATTTCCTCATATGAACTTCCAGTTGGTATAGAATAGTTTCCTGATTTTAATTTTGTATCAAGTTTTAATTCTACAGCCTTAGCTATAAAGTCTTTGCTGCTGTCAATCAAACCATTATCAGCTAGTATTGAACCGATTTTACCTGGTAAAGAGCCAGCTGGTATAGTGATTTTTATTGGTTCACCATTGTTAACAGGCTGTTCAATAGGTGTTTCAACTGTTGTTTCATCTGGTGTTTCTTCATTTGGTGATTCTTTACCTTCATTATCATCTTCTTCATCTTCATCTGGTTTTTCTTCATTATGTATTTCTTTTTCTGGTCCAACTACAACTACTTCGTTTTTACCCCCTGTTTCACTAACATCTTTTGCAAATAGTATGTCCAATCTCCAACCAATGATAGCTACTACAATGACAACTATGGCTAGCATAATAACATAATCTAGAGAATCATATAATATATCTTTAATTTTCTCCATTATTTTATTCATAAATCCACCTCATTAATGTTTAAAAACTAAATTTTGAATTAACCTAATAATATATTATAATTATAGCATAAGACAAAGGAAAAGGTGAGAAAAACTTTGAGAGAAATAACTATTGATAAAAATGAAAGCAACCAAAGATTGGATAGATTTTTAAAAAAGTATCTAGCCAATGCTACACAGGGATTCATTTATAAGATGCTTAGAAAAAAAAACATTAAACTTAATGGCAATAAGGCAAATCCAGAAAGTACCATTGTTGAGGGAGACGTAATACAACTTTATCTTTCAGATGAAACCCTGGATAAATTTATGGCAGTAAAAGGAGAAATAAAATCTAAACTAGTTCCTAATATCATATATGAGGATGAAAATATTATATTGATAAATAAACCTATGGGAATTTTATCACATGGAGCTGGGGGAGAATTTGAAGAAAATATAGTTGATAGCATGATAAGTTATTTGATAGAAAAAGGCGATTATGTTCCACGAATAGAAAAGACATTTACTCCTTCTATTTGTAATAGACTAGATAGAAATACATCAGGTATCGTTATAGGTGCTAAAAACTATCAAAGTTTAAAGACAATGAATGCAGCAATTAAAGAAAAAAGTGTAAGAAAGTTTTATAAGACTATAGTAAAAGGGAAGGTAACAAAGGATTTCAAAGCTGAAGCTTATCTAAGTAAGGATGAAGATAGAAATATGGTGGAAGTTACGAAAGATAGTAATGATGACTCAAAAAAAATAGAAACCCATATTAAGTTACTACAGAATAGCTATGATTATTCTCTACTTGAAATAGAATTAATTACTGGTAGAACTCATCAGATTAGAGGTCATCTATCTTCCCTTGGATATCCAGTAATTGGTGATAGAAAATATGGAAATCCAAACATTAATAAGAAATTCAAATTAGAATATAATTTAGAAAATCAGTGGTTACATGGATATAAGGTAGAGTTTAATGGCCTTTTGGAGCATTTAGATTATCTAAATGGTAAGTCATATGAAGCACCTATGGAACAAGAGTATTTAAGAATAGAGGAGGATTTATTTTAAAGGGGTTGGTAAAATGAATGAAGTTTTAAATGTTTATGTAGATGGTTATGGAGATTATTCAATTAAAAAAGGTTCGAATTTATTACAATTATCTAAGGAGATTAACGGGAAGTCATACAAAAAATATCTTGGTGCAAGAATAAACAATGAAGTTTACAATTTGAATAAATATGTAAAGCCAGATATGAAAATTAAATTTTTGGATGTTAAAGATAATGATGGTGATAGAATATATACAAAAACCATATCTGCAGTGTTTATTATGGCATGTAAGGAATTATATGGAGATATAGATGTATCTATTGAGAACTTCTTAGGTCCTGGGCTATATGCAGAATTTGAACACAACAGAAACATTTCCTTTAGCAAGGTAAAAGAAATAGAGAACAAGATGCGTGAAATAATTGAAAAGGATTCTAAAATAGAAAGAATTGAATGTTTAAAAGAAGAAGCTATTAGATTATTCAACGAAGTTGGTTATGAAGATAAGGTTAGACTACTTAAGTCAATTGATAATGAAAAGGCTAGTGTGTATAAGATTAATGATCATGTAGATTCATTTCATGGTTATTTAGCTCCTTCTACAGGTTTTGTTAAGGATTTCAAGCTAAAATATTATTATCCTGGAGTTATTATACTGTTTCCTCGTAGAAATAATGGCTATGATATGAACAATTTTATAGAACAGAAAAAATTGGCTAAGATATTTAAAGAATCTAATGATTGGCTGGAAATTATGGATTTAGCTTATATAGGTTCTCTTAACGAAAAGGTAAACCGTGGAGAAGTTGGTGAGGTAGTAAGAGTTTCTGAAGCTTTACATGAGAAGAAGATTGGGTTTATCGCAGATGAAATCTGTAAAGATAAAGATATAAATATCATTCTGATTGCAGGACCATCATCATCTGGGAAGACTACATTTGCACAGAGATTAGCTATTCAACTAAAGGTAAATGGGAAGCGACCTATTTCAATTTCTGTGGATGATTATTTTGTTGATAGGGAAAACACACCACTAAATGAAGATGGGACACCTGACTTTGAGGCTTTAGAAGCTATAGATTTGGATGCATTCAATATAGATCTATTAAGTTTACTTGAAGGCAATGAAGTGGAACTACCAAAGTTTAATTTTATTACAGGGAAAAGAGAAAGGTCTGGTAAGATAATAAAAGTAGACCAGGATCATCCTATTATAATTGAGGGAATTCATGGATTAAATCCAAAACTTACTGAAATGATCCCAGAGAAGAATAAATATAAAATATATATATCAGCTCTTACACAGTTAAATATCGATGCACATAATAGAATATCCACTTCTGACACTAGATTAATCAGGAGAATTGTAAGAGATAATCAATATAGAGGTAGTGATTCTATTAGAACATTCGAGCTTTGGGGTGGAGTAAGAGCAGGTGAGGAAAAACACATATTTCCATATCAAGAAGAAGCAGACATTATGTTTAATTCATCCTTAGTATATGAACTTGGAGTACTTAAGAAATATGTAATTCCTCTATTATCAAAGATTGATAGTTCAAGCATATACTATGGAGAAGCTAAGAAACTGTTAAGATTCTTAGAGTATTTTAGAGAGATAGACCTAGAAGAAGCAATACCACCAAATTCAATTCTAAGGGAATTCATAGGTGGGACATATTTTAATATACATTAACTTATTAGGGCATATCATTGATATGCTCTATTTTTGTTTTTACGATAATAAATAGAACCCCTCATTAATATACTTATATATGAATTAGATTTAAGTCATATCTATAAGGAGGATTGAAATGAGGAGATTATTTGCGTTAGTATTAGCAATGATAATCATTTTAATAGGGTGCTCACCAAAAGAACCAGCTGAAATTCCATCTGGTTCAGAAACCCAAACACCGACAGATGCTAGTGAACCTATAGAAGAAAGTAATGTAGCTAAAGTGCAAGAGTATAAATAT
The DNA window shown above is from Tissierella sp. Yu-01 and carries:
- a CDS encoding DUF6648 family protein — protein: MDISIGRYRRKGIFETFFEHRSSLIVQFKNGDITKREFLEGNYEIVRRMNLKPFLKIDSFEKGMYNYQYYNVMAKYFTSLAKDIRNTKKHQKYYVYYLNKGNNFYHEKDKAALSLLKFIEFKGVEAYFVKCASKSLQDKLFEVVLLDYKEAIFHSKAGWFLDILREEGVFIEGMKPSLIDEYINEKY
- a CDS encoding RluA family pseudouridine synthase; its protein translation is MREITIDKNESNQRLDRFLKKYLANATQGFIYKMLRKKNIKLNGNKANPESTIVEGDVIQLYLSDETLDKFMAVKGEIKSKLVPNIIYEDENIILINKPMGILSHGAGGEFEENIVDSMISYLIEKGDYVPRIEKTFTPSICNRLDRNTSGIVIGAKNYQSLKTMNAAIKEKSVRKFYKTIVKGKVTKDFKAEAYLSKDEDRNMVEVTKDSNDDSKKIETHIKLLQNSYDYSLLEIELITGRTHQIRGHLSSLGYPVIGDRKYGNPNINKKFKLEYNLENQWLHGYKVEFNGLLEHLDYLNGKSYEAPMEQEYLRIEEDLF
- a CDS encoding pseudouridine synthase — its product is MTRNERLDKVLANMGYGSRKDVKKFIKEGLVKVNGAIIQNNEFKVSPYEDEITIRGEEVNYREYIYLMMNKPQGLVSSTDDPLTRTVIDLLTDDYLIYKPFPVGRLDKDTEGLLMISNDGKLAHELLSPKKHVDKKYYAEIDGTVDDEHIEVFKRGIVLDDGYKTLPAELEIIETGVFSKIYLTIQEGKYHQVKRMFEALTMRVVYLKRISMGPLILDESLVPGEYRELTDDEINSLKTR
- a CDS encoding nucleoside kinase, producing the protein MNEVLNVYVDGYGDYSIKKGSNLLQLSKEINGKSYKKYLGARINNEVYNLNKYVKPDMKIKFLDVKDNDGDRIYTKTISAVFIMACKELYGDIDVSIENFLGPGLYAEFEHNRNISFSKVKEIENKMREIIEKDSKIERIECLKEEAIRLFNEVGYEDKVRLLKSIDNEKASVYKINDHVDSFHGYLAPSTGFVKDFKLKYYYPGVIILFPRRNNGYDMNNFIEQKKLAKIFKESNDWLEIMDLAYIGSLNEKVNRGEVGEVVRVSEALHEKKIGFIADEICKDKDINIILIAGPSSSGKTTFAQRLAIQLKVNGKRPISISVDDYFVDRENTPLNEDGTPDFEALEAIDLDAFNIDLLSLLEGNEVELPKFNFITGKRERSGKIIKVDQDHPIIIEGIHGLNPKLTEMIPEKNKYKIYISALTQLNIDAHNRISTSDTRLIRRIVRDNQYRGSDSIRTFELWGGVRAGEEKHIFPYQEEADIMFNSSLVYELGVLKKYVIPLLSKIDSSSIYYGEAKKLLRFLEYFREIDLEEAIPPNSILREFIGGTYFNIH